The nucleotide sequence CCTATTAATGAATTCACTTGTCCGGTAACCTTTTGTAAAAAAggttttaaatactttaaaaatttgATTGCACATGCAAAGGGGCATAAAGATAATGAAGAAGCAAAACGTTTTCTTGAAATGCAAAGCAAAAAAGTGATTTGCCAGTACTGTAGACGACATTTTGTAAGTGTTACTCACCTCAATGATCACTTACAAATGCACTGTGGCAGCAAGCCCTACATCTGCATACAGATGAAATGTAAGGCAGGTTTTAACAGTTATGCTGAGCTGTTAACTCATAGAAAAGAACATCAAGTCTTTAGAGCAAAGTGTATGTTTCCTAAATGTGGCAGAGTGTTTTCAGAAGCATATTTGCTCTATGATCATGAAGCACAACACTATAATACCTATACCTGCAAATTCACAGGCTGTGGAAAAGTTTACCGTTCTCAGAATGAACTAGAAAAACACAGTGAAGATCATAATAAGCAACCTGAAAAAGTGTTAGAGATTGAAGGCCAGACTAATCGATCTGATCTCATTCAGTCTTCAAAAGCTAATGAAAACCCTGAAGGGGTTACTGTAAAAAAGGAATTGATCTCTCCTCTAGACAGTAACACACGTAACTTTACTGAAGCAGAAAGTAATGTGTGGGATCAAATCAAAGTAGAATCAGCTGGGACTGAGAGAGCAAATAAATCAGCCAGCATACTGAGGCAAACTGATTCCCTATCTGTTGATGGTTTGGAGCACTCTGTCACTGGTCTGGTAAAGAAAGAAGCAACTATTAGAATCAGCAATATCAGGATGCCTATTCTTAGCCAGAAGGTCCGGGATAACTTTGTGAGAAGAGGAAAGTTAGCTTCTGCGGGCAGTAAAATAGATACCAGTAAATCTGTAGTCCGTCAGTTGTGTTCAGCAGCAGAAGATTCTTGCAGTGATTCTTGTCTTCCAGTTTtccagggaagaaaggaggaggatTGTTTCAGTCAGTCCCAGAATATTCAAAACATTTCTGTAAATTCAGACACACCAAAAACAGAAGCTCTTGCATCAAAAAGCCTAGAAAGACAAGTAAGTAATATGACGCCTTTCAGCATGCAGAATCAGACAGGTTATCGAAACAACTTACCTGTTTCCAAACTTGAACATCAAGACAGTGTTAAGAGTGCAACTAATCCATTTAATTTGCCCCTGAAGACATTAGAGAGTATTATATTTCTTCCATCACAGTCCAGCCTAAGCAGTTCTTTAGTTCCAGCTGTACCACCAGCAGCACCAGTTCAAAAATTTAACTGTCAAGTTGAGGGGTGTACTCGAACCTACAACTCCTCACAAAGTATTGGCAAACATATGAAGGCAGCACACCCTGATCAATACGCTGCTTTTAAAATGCAACGTAAGAATAAGAAAACCAGAAAACCCAGCAATTTGCAAAATATGCCTACTGATGGAAAGATCGTGTATTTTTTGCCATCGCAAGTGGACAACACCAATAATGCTGCTTTTAtatcacaaaacaaaaccagtgtAAATGCTTCTTGCTCAAGTCAGTTGCAACATGTCTCAAATACGCTTTTCCCAACCCACTTAGAAACTTTGTCTAATCCAATGATACCTACAGTGGAAAGTGTCATAAATCCAGTCTGTATTAAAAGTGAACCTGAGAGTGTTTTATGTTCCCAAATAGAAAATCTATCCAGTACGGCTTTACCTTCACAATTGGAAGATCTGGCAAAAACAGTTATGCCTTTGAATATTGACAGTGGTTCAGATCCCTTTCTTCCTTTACCTGCCGAAAGCAATtccatttctctctttccttcaccAGCAGACCATGTCCCAAATTCAGTCTTCTCGCAGCTGGAAAACAATACAAATCATTTTTCATCACAACTAGAAGGAAACACTAGTTCTGTTTTTCCAAAGGAGGAAAGTGTTGATGAACCAATCTTTTCTTCTCGAGCAAATAGTGAAAATAACTTCAGTGAAACCACCTCCCAAGTTCCAGCTTCAGAAAAGGTAAAAAAGGATCGTGGACGGGGTCCaaatggaaaagaaaggaaacCAAAACATAACAAGCGAGCAAAATGGCCAGCAATAATTAGAGATGGCAAATTTATCTGTAGTAGGTGTTTCAGAGTTTTTACTAATCCCAGATCACTTGGTGGTCACTTGTCTAAACGGTCTGTTTGTAAACCCATTGAGGGGTCAGAAATTTCTCCAGAAGCCCTGCAGACTAATGGACAATCTTCTCTACTAGCCAGTATGATTCTTTCCTCAAATGTAGGAAACTTGCAGCAACCCCAGGAGTCTACGTTCAATCCAGAAGCATGTTTTAAAGATCCATCATTCCTACAGTTGCTTGCAGCTGAAAACCGTTCAGCTGCTTTTTTACAGACCATGTTTCCACGGGCTAGTGTGGCTAACTTTAATACTAGTGTGAATGAGGAAGGAAATGAAATTATTAAACAAGCCTTGGAAACTGCAGGCATTCCAAGTACATTTGATAACACTGAAATGCTTCCACATATAGTTACAACTAGCTGTGTCACTGGTACAACTCAAATGAATGCAGCAGTTCTCTCCAATACAACTGTATCCCCTCTTTTGCAGACAGTATGCAACCCAAGTACCCTACTAACAAACCAAAACCGGGCCCTAAACAACAAAATTCCTTCATCGGATGACTGCAACAATTTGTCTGTTTTTGCAACCGATGATTTAATGCTAAAGACTATTGAAAATGGCTTGTGCTCTGGCTCACTTTCTAATTCtgttgcagcagcacagaattttgCAAGTAATAGTTCGCGAGTTTCAGTTATAAATAGTCCCAAGAATTCAGGATCAAGTACCTTGAATAAGAAGGGGAGCAGTGcttcaaagagaaagaaaaaagcagcTACTCCATTGCTTTCACCTAACTCTTCACAAAAATTAGTAGTAAATGATTTAACAGCAATGGGACTTCTAGCCAAAAGCATTGAAGGGAGTGTGCAAGTACCAACAGATAATTTTCAATCAAACTTACTGGCAAACTGTGAGTCTCAGATGTTGGTAGAAAATCTTACACAAAAACTAAATAATGTTGACAATCAGTTGTTCGTGCCCAGTGTCAAAGAGAACTTAAAAACTAATCTCGAGTCTCATGCAGCATTAGCTCCTTTaacaataaaaactgaaaatggtgACTCCCAAATGATGACTCTGAATGCCTGTGCTCAGGGAAATTCTGATTTACAGATTTCAGAGGACAATGTTATTCAAAACTTTGAGAAAACCCTTGAAATAATTAAGACTGCTATGAATTCCCAAATATTTGAGgtaaaaaatgaaattcaggatTCTGTCATTGGGTCAACCAAGAATACACAAGTAAATACTACAGAACTCCCTCCAGCAAACTGTTCACAAAATATTAAGTTACCCAACCATACCCAGTTTGCAGTATGCACTAGGGATGTCATCACTGCAGAGAGTAACTCTTCTCAACCTGAAACTTCTCAAAAGGATGATGTTCAAGTGTTGGAAATTTTAGAGGGTTTGCAGAAACTGAGATTAGAAAATGATATATCCAGTCAGGTGTCTGATAGTGTGTCTCCGGGTCCTCCAGCAGATACACTAGCACCGCTGACTGCTGTTGCTGTTGTATCAACTGAGAGTACATCCCTGGCCCAGCCATCTTCAGAGACAAGTAATATTCAATTTAGTGACAAAGTCCACAAGCCTTTTGTGTGCCAGGACCAAGGCTGTGATTATAGTGCTATGACAAAGGATGCATTATTTAAACACTATGGCAAGGTACATCAATACACTGCAGAAATGATACTGGAAATCAAGAAGCATCAATTGAAGTATGCCCCATTTAAATGTGTTGTAACTACCTGTCCAAAAACATTTACAAGAAATTCGAATCTCCGAGCACACTGTCAGCTGGTTCATCACTTCACAACAGAggaaatggtaaaattaaaaataaaaagaccttATGGAAGACGATCTCATAATGAAGCTATAAACATAACCCAACGGCCTGCTGAAATAAAAAATCTGCAGACTCTaataatgaaaagtaaaaacGAACCTCGGTTGGTTAAAGGAATTGAAGTAAAGAAGGAGGCTGTCATACAACCTGTGAAAATCCCAGAAAAGCtaatcccagaaaaaaaaaatccggaaaaactggaaaaacctCCACAGGTACTTACTGTTCCTCCAGAGCAATATAATGCAGTGTCTTTCAGTAATATACAAATACAGCCAAAAGTACGCAAAATTAGGAGGCATcggaaagagaaagaagaaagaaaacgcAGGAAACCAGTAACCAAATCTCTTGAGTTTCCTACTAGATATAGTCCTTACAGACCATACCGATGTGTCCATCAAGGCTGTTTTGCAGCTTTTACAATACAACAAAACCTGATTCTTCATTACCAGGCTGTTCACAAATCAGATTTGCCTGCCTTCCCTGTGGAGGTTGAAGAAGAAAGTGAACCAAGTAAAGAAGAATGTGATGAAATTGAAACCAAACAGACTGTGAAAGAATTCAGGTGTGAAGTGAGTGACTGCTCGAGAATATTTCAAGAGGTTACTAGTCTGATACAGCATTATATGAAGCTTCATGAGATGACTCCTGAGGAAATCGGAAGTATGAAATCAGCTGTGGACGTTGGAAGATTTCCATGTGATCAATCTCAGTGTAAATCTTCATTTACAGCCTATTTTAATTATATTCTACATCTTGAGACAGATCATGGAATTAAGATAAGGCCAAACAAAGTAGAAGAAGATGGCATATACAAGTGTGATTGTGAGGGTTGTGATCGTATGTACGCAACTAGATCAAACCTTCTaagacacatttttaataaacatAATGATAAGCATAAAGATCACTTAATAAGACCCAGGCGATTAACACCAGGTCAGGAAAATATTTCCAGCAAGGCAAACCAAGAGAAgccaataaagtctaaacataaAGGAATGAAACACAATAGGTcaggaaaggaaggaaacagATTGTCGATAAAGACCAAACGAAAGAAAAATCTTAACTTGGAAAGCAAGAATACAAAAGGTGGGCAGATTCAAGAAAACAAGGATTATTCCCTGAAACGTGGAAAACATGTGTATTCGATAAAGGCTATAAATGATGCCTTATCTGAATGTACAAGCAGATTTGTAACTCAGTATCCTTGTATGATAAAAGGATGTTCCTCAGTTGTTACAAGTGAGAGTAATATAATTAGACATTATAAATGTCATAAGTTATCAAAGGCATTTACTTCACAACACAGAAATCTTCTTATTGTCTCAAAAAAACACTCAGTCTCACAAGTAAAGGAAGCATCCTCTGACCAAGAGGAAGCTAATAAAAAAAGTGATGTGAAAGAGTCTGATCCATGTTTGCCAGAGAGCAATGATGACGTGAGTAGCTCTGCATTACCACAAAGTGAAATTGAAAAAGGCGAGAAAGATGAAGTAGATGAACTGACAGAACTCTTTATTACAAAACTGATTAATGAGGATTGCACATGTGCTGAAAATCCAGCTAAGACCTCTTCCAGTGTAAATAGTAACTTTCAGGAAACTGTCTCCTGCCACTCAGAAAAGCAAAAATCTAATAATTTAAAGAgagcaaataaagaaaaaaacctctctcaGAATAAAAAGAGAAGACTTGAGAAACCTGAAGAAGTACTGGCAGTTGAATTAAGTAGCATGCGTAGGGAGGAAGAGACTGCTGTTGCTATTCAGACTGCTGAAGAGCAGCCCACAACTTTCGATTGGAGCTCATTTAAGCCTATGGGATTTGAAGTATCATTCCTCAAGTTCCTTGAAGAGTCTGCTGtgaagcaaaagaaaaatgctgagaGAGACTACCATAGTAGTGGAACCAAAAAAGGGTCTAATTCAAACtcaaaaaaatccaatgaaaAGACCTCCTTGGCAAGTAGTAATGTTACATGGTCCTGTTCTGAAAGTGAAACCCTTGTACAGTTTGCCAACCCATCACAACTTCAGTGTAGTGATAAAGTAAAAATAGTTTTAGACAAGACTCTTAAAGACTGCACTGAGCTTGTGTTGAAGCAACTTCAGGAAATGAAACCTACTGTCAGTCTCAAAAAACTTGAAGGACATTGGGAGGATGATCCAGTTGCAAAAGAAATTCTTGTGGGTAATGAGGAAGGGGAATCACATTACTGATAACTGTGTTTTAAACATGACctgtaatacatttttattttgaataggAAGCCATCAAGCATGCTAGTAATTGtgaagcttttttattttgttgaagtGATTTAACCTAGCAGAAACATGACATTAGTCATGTAAatttcttatttgtttttatcCCTATGGGACTTGAGGAACAGAATCATTGCTTCAGTTTTGTAAATAGTTGATCAGAACTTCAACTTTCTATCAAATTGTCCTTTCCATTAACTAAATCTTTGTGAATTGTCTGTGATTGGTATCTTTCACCAGGTCACTTCTCATGTATAACAGTACTCTTTATTTGTAGATacattttttgtatatatttattattgtaaATCATTTGCTGCCACCAGCAGTCTGTAAGTCTAAACTATTAAATGACACATTTATATTCGGAATTTTAATTTGTAACTGAGCGATCAAGTTTTTAAAATTGTCCTTTAATCgttttaaattaagaaattttTGAACTAAACCTAGATAAATCTGCCATATCCAGTTTATTTTGCTTAAAGCGTTTATTTACAGGAAAGGAGCTGGATAAGATCACATTTCATATGTTCAACACATACTGACAGTTCtcattttttgtaaattttaacATCCATTATCTTTGGATGGTATTCATATGTAGCTAAGTCATAAATTTAAATAGTTTTCCTATAACTacatttttcattgcttttaattGGATACAAAGCTATTATGATTCCATAATACGATggaaatgtgaataaaaatagtTTGCTACATTGGAGATTTTAAACAGCATTTGGTATTGAAGAACCTGTTGTGAATGTGATAGAAAATTAGTAGTGTGGAGCAGTGTATATATTTGAGGTGGTGATTTGTGAAGTAGCCCAGTATTGCcttaaataaaatcacatttcatttcttgttttataCATGTGATCTTATGaaggttatttttgtttctataacTTAGATTGATGtatagtttaatttttttgtgtggaaaaaaaaaaaaaagctacttcAGAAACAGAGGGATTTGGGggaggtttggttttttgttttttaaataacagctttataaacaggtttattttgACCATACCAGTGTGGTATATCTATAAATATGAGTCCTCATGCCATGATATTTAAAACTGAGTAAGTGGAGCACTTTCTAAAAAGAAAGGTAGAGATTGTGAACTCTGAGACAAAATATCTGTACTCTACAGATGGCATAAGTTCCCTCTGCACTCACCTTTCCTCTTGCCACCTGTTTTTGGCAACTGTTTTGCCTACTCTGTATTTCCACACTGGAATGAGCCTTGGAAGCAGTGCCACTTGTCATAACTGGGATTTGTGAGATTGCTCTTTATGCTGTTAACTGCAGTAACAAGTATCTAATTTATTTAGTAACCAGAACAGTAAATACATTAGTGGGAGCTGTCATTATCCAAGAaaacttaaaatgttttaaaaccatATATaatgtggtaaacccaggacaaacagctacggGGGTGGAGTAATTATTCCCAGGGggttaaaaggcccctccctatccactgaggagaggtAACCacagggcaataaggttcagctggaaaaggggttgctagggaaccaattaggttcaggtGACTTCAACTAattgagacctttttaaaccctcccctgcatggaaggaggggggagtgagaagagcagggaagctgccagtaggctgtttgcagcaagacaccaaaccttcccagtagAAAGGCTGAACtccctccccagaagggaaggaaaacaagcagaagggactgactgaggagaggagtagccggaccctgtgccacctataaggatttgccttgccccaaacctgagtctctaAGGGTAAAAAGGACTAAGCCTGCTGaggtgaacaaggtattttgctaTACTTGGTGTCGGGGGTGGCATGTGGTGAGTGAGTAAGGCTCTGTGGCAAGCCATCTCAGGGAAGGgtaaatctcacacacacacacgcacacacacacccccaaaaagtggaggatgtagtgaaggcatTGATACAGGCCACTGCGGCCCAACAAGAGGTTACCAGGGTATAGATGGCTGCCCAGCAAAAGTCAGTACGTGTCCAACAGGAGACGAACCAATTACTGATGaaccaggcgacccaagatcaagCCACCCTGAATGAAGTAGTGAACAAGTTAAAAGCCCTGACTATGCTGACGCACAGGCCCCGAGCGGCCCAGCTGCTGCGGGCAAGtaactatttacagaagatgaGTACGGACGACAATGTAGAGACATATCTCCTCGCCTTCAAGAGGATGACATTGTGGGAGGgctggccccaagaccagtgggCAGGTATCCTGACTCCATTTCTGTGTGAGAAGCCCCAGAACGCCTATTTCAACATGACCACAGAGACAGCTATgaattacccccagctgaaggcgaAAATTCTCTCAAGGTCAGGTGTGAGCCAGCCATACGGGCCCAGCGCTTCTACaagtggaaataccaggacagCAAACCgccaaggtcccagctatttgatttaATTCACCTCGCCCGGAAGTGACTCCGCCCTGAGACTCATGGACCGGAGAAGATAGTGGAAATCCTCATGTTGGACAGGTACATAAGGGGGTTGCCGCTGGACATATGAGGGTGGGTCGGCCAAAATCATCCCTCCTCTTATGAACTAGTTGCTCTCATAGAGCAACACCTAGCAGCCCAAAAACTTCCTCGGACCACCGGGGAAGGAAGGCGCCAGAATCAGAtacaagtctctgctctgaagcCCTGGTTTGCCCTAGCACTGGGCCAGACTatggagaggaggaaggaggtGGAAGAGCTGCCAGAGGTCCTGGAGAGACTTGAGGACTGGGGGAGAAAGGCTCGGGGGATAAAGCACAGTAGCCCGAAAAATTGCGGACTGCCCCGAGCAGGGTGGTGAATTGGGACATATCGATGCCCAAATCTAGACGAGCCCATGCAATGCAAACTAGGAGATATAGGGGGACCATGTGATCTAATAAGTCTAGTAGGGGTAGCAGTGGTCCCTCGTAGATACACTAGACCCCATTAAGATGAATGGTATACAGACCACCGCGTTAGTAGACTCAGGAAGTGCAATCACGCCGTTCTCAGGAAAGCTGGTCAGGCAGGACCAACTGTCCTGGGCCAAACGCTCAGGAATatcctgtgtgcatggggatATCAGTTACTACCCAACCATCCCCGTAAAAATAGAAGTTCTCAGAAACGCCACTACATCCACTAAGGTGACGGCGGGAGTAGTTCCAAGACTCCTCTACCCAGTCCTTATCAGACGAGACTTCCCGGGATTTGATGGCCTATTCTCTGGGTagaaggtggaagaaaataatTAATGAACCTGGGACCCAGGGGGTGGCCCAGATAGaaccccccccctcccacccccctcggCCTTCcatgaatttggccaggatttgcTCTCCCCGCCAGGAAAGCCCCAGAAAACTCGGAGAGAACAGAAGGCGGATAAAAGGAGGGGAACAAGTGACTTGAACCAGTACTAGAAATCTACACTTGAAGGGGAAAGAGGTGACTCAATGGACAGCGGGACAGGGCTAGCAATCAACGACCCAATCGCCGGACCTAGTTCCCTGGGGGTTTTCCCCAAGGGGGAGACAGAGGTAGATCCCCCGAGTTTGTACAAATGGGGCCCTCAGGAATTTtggtcaggatcaggccaatgatccaaTATACAGCAATATTCGTGAAGTAGTAGTCAAGGTTAATGGGGTCCCCATGGACGGGAGAGTTTAGggcccaaggccatattatgtgaTTAAGGGTGATTTGCTATACAGTGTAGTCCAGGCCTAAGAGCAAGTTGTAGAGCAACTCTTGGTCCCACAGAAGCGGCGTGATGGATCTGGCCGACAGCCATCTGTTCGGGGACCATCTAGGGGTAGATAAGACGCTTGATCAGATTCTGCAGAGGGTTTTTTTGCCCAGCGTTTATGTGGTGGCCCAGTGATATTGTATCTCCTGTCCGGAATGTCGGATACATGGACCCCGACCACACCTAAAGGCCCCTTTGATACCTCtaccaattttttaaatcccatttaagGGAATAGCTGTGGACCTAATAGGGCCATCGGAGAAGTCAGCCCAGGGTCATCGGTACATTCTGGTAGTACTAAATTATGCCACCCGATATCCCAAGGCCGTACCCCTATGGAACACTACGTCCAATACCATAGCCGAAGAATTAATCCagattttttccagagtagggaTACCTAAAGAGATCCTGACGGACCAAGGGACTCCGTTTGTGTCTAAGTTAATGAAGGACTTATGTGCAATGCTCCATATGCGGACCCTCAGGACATCAGTTTATTATCCCCAGACCAATGGTCTTGTTGAATGCTTCAATAGAACATTGAAGAACATGCTACGGAAAGTGGTCAGTCACAACGGGAAAGactggtttcagactagcagcggtgttagtctgtatccgcaaaaagaaaaggagtacttgtggcaccttggagactaacaaatttatttgagcataagcttttgtgagctacaggtcacttcatcggatgcatgtagtggaaaataaaatctccccactgtatttccactacatgcatctgatgaagtgagctgtagctcatgatagctcatgctcaaataaatttgttagtctctaaggtgccacaagtactccttttctttttgggaaagaCTGGGACGCCATGCTGCCTTACTTGCTGTTTGCTGTACGGGAGGTTCCCCAAGTTTCCACTGGATTCTCCCCATTCGAGTTGTTATATGGTCGCCACCCCAGGGGCATATTGGACATGACCAAAGAGGGCTGGGAAGAACAGCCAAACCCCAGGAGAAACGTCGTTGAACATATGttgcaaatgaaagacaggaTAGCCCAAGTCGCCCCCACTTGTGTGTGAACACCTGGAGAAGGCCCAAGGGGCCCAATGGACATGCTACAATTGCCAAGCAACGACCCGGAAGTTCCAGGTAGGAGAACCAGGTCATATTATCTTATAATGGTGCTTATACCCATGGcagagagcaagctcctggccaggtggcaggggCCATATGAGATGATAGAAGCCATAG is from Dermochelys coriacea isolate rDerCor1 chromosome 3, rDerCor1.pri.v4, whole genome shotgun sequence and encodes:
- the ZNF292 gene encoding zinc finger protein 292 isoform X2, which produces MCGIFISSTTARRDVLCLIEAAGLATCIELCVKALRLESSENTDVKISICKTISCLLPDDLEVKRACQLSEFLLEPTVDAYYAVEMLYNQPDQKYDEENLPIPNSLRCELLLVLKTQWPFDPEFWDWKTLKRQCLALMGEEASIVSSIDELNDSEVYEKVEDCQEENKETSLNGLAGNFDEATSLLKGIRDEKQKKREIKKLRERGFISARFRNWQAYMQYCVLCDKEFLGHRIVRHAQKHYKDGIYSCPICAHNFNSKETFVPHVTLHVKKSSKERLAAMKPLRRLGRPPKIATTSENQKSDAISKQEQRPIKKNSLYSADFIVFNDNDGSDDENDDKDKPYVPEIIPVQKPLPINEFTCPVTFCKKGFKYFKNLIAHAKGHKDNEEAKRFLEMQSKKVICQYCRRHFVSVTHLNDHLQMHCGSKPYICIQMKCKAGFNSYAELLTHRKEHQVFRAKCMFPKCGRVFSEAYLLYDHEAQHYNTYTCKFTGCGKVYRSQNELEKHSEDHNKQPEKVLEIEGQTNRSDLIQSSKANENPEGVTVKKELISPLDSNTRNFTEAESNVWDQIKVESAGTERANKSASILRQTDSLSVDGLEHSVTGLVKKEATIRISNIRMPILSQKVRDNFVRRGKLASAGSKIDTSKSVVRQLCSAAEDSCSDSCLPVFQGRKEEDCFSQSQNIQNISVNSDTPKTEALASKSLERQVSNMTPFSMQNQTGYRNNLPVSKLEHQDSVKSATNPFNLPLKTLESIIFLPSQSSLSSSLVPAVPPAAPVQKFNCQVEGCTRTYNSSQSIGKHMKAAHPDQYAAFKMQRKNKKTRKPSNLQNMPTDGKIVYFLPSQVDNTNNAAFISQNKTSVNASCSSQLQHVSNTLFPTHLETLSNPMIPTVESVINPVCIKSEPESVLCSQIENLSSTALPSQLEDLAKTVMPLNIDSGSDPFLPLPAESNSISLFPSPADHVPNSVFSQLENNTNHFSSQLEGNTSSVFPKEESVDEPIFSSRANSENNFSETTSQVPASEKVKKDRGRGPNGKERKPKHNKRAKWPAIIRDGKFICSRCFRVFTNPRSLGGHLSKRSVCKPIEGSEISPEALQTNGQSSLLASMILSSNVGNLQQPQESTFNPEACFKDPSFLQLLAAENRSAAFLQTMFPRASVANFNTSVNEEGNEIIKQALETAGIPSTFDNTEMLPHIVTTSCVTGTTQMNAAVLSNTTVSPLLQTVCNPSTLLTNQNRALNNKIPSSDDCNNLSVFATDDLMLKTIENGLCSGSLSNSVAAAQNFASNSSRVSVINSPKNSGSSTLNKKGSSASKRKKKAATPLLSPNSSQKLVVNDLTAMGLLAKSIEGSVQVPTDNFQSNLLANCESQMLVENLTQKLNNVDNQLFVPSVKENLKTNLESHAALAPLTIKTENGDSQMMTLNACAQGNSDLQISEDNVIQNFEKTLEIIKTAMNSQIFEVKNEIQDSVIGSTKNTQVNTTELPPANCSQNIKLPNHTQFAVCTRDVITAESNSSQPETSQKDDVQVLEILEGLQKLRLENDISSQVSDSVSPGPPADTLAPLTAVAVVSTESTSLAQPSSETSNIQFSDKVHKPFVCQDQGCDYSAMTKDALFKHYGKVHQYTAEMILEIKKHQLKYAPFKCVVTTCPKTFTRNSNLRAHCQLVHHFTTEEMVKLKIKRPYGRRSHNEAINITQRPAEIKNLQTLIMKSKNEPRLVKGIEVKKEAVIQPVKIPEKLIPEKKNPEKLEKPPQVLTVPPEQYNAVSFSNIQIQPKVRKIRRHRKEKEERKRRKPVTKSLEFPTRYSPYRPYRCVHQGCFAAFTIQQNLILHYQAVHKSDLPAFPVEVEEESEPSKEECDEIETKQTVKEFRCEVSDCSRIFQEVTSLIQHYMKLHEMTPEEIGSMKSAVDVGRFPCDQSQCKSSFTAYFNYILHLETDHGIKIRPNKVEEDGIYKCDCEGCDRMYATRSNLLRHIFNKHNDKHKDHLIRPRRLTPGQENISSKANQEKPIKSKHKGMKHNRSGKEGNRLSIKTKRKKNLNLESKNTKGGQIQENKDYSLKRGKHVYSIKAINDALSECTSRFVTQYPCMIKGCSSVVTSESNIIRHYKCHKLSKAFTSQHRNLLIVSKKHSVSQVKEASSDQEEANKKSDVKESDPCLPESNDDVSSSALPQSEIEKGEKDEVDELTELFITKLINEDCTCAENPAKTSSSVNSNFQETVSCHSEKQKSNNLKRANKEKNLSQNKKRRLEKPEEVLAVELSSMRREEETAVAIQTAEEQPTTFDWSSFKPMGFEVSFLKFLEESAVKQKKNAERDYHSSGTKKGSNSNSKKSNEKTSLASSNVTWSCSESETLVQFANPSQLQCSDKVKIVLDKTLKDCTELVLKQLQEMKPTVSLKKLEGHWEDDPVAKEILVGNEEGESHY